The Actinomycetes bacterium genome has a segment encoding these proteins:
- a CDS encoding DUF4231 domain-containing protein encodes MSEQPPVTTSALDELDRSYEWYRRHAKQSRVVYQAGELALLTTGALIPVSTTLTDDQTLPALLGALVVVLTGIRRIFSSHENWQRFIDASLALANERALYVHGFTPYADAGSRDERLLRRVREIETQETAGWRTLRQQRAAEA; translated from the coding sequence ATGAGCGAGCAGCCACCGGTCACCACCTCCGCCCTCGACGAGCTCGACCGGTCGTACGAGTGGTACCGCCGGCACGCGAAGCAGTCCCGTGTCGTCTACCAGGCTGGCGAGCTCGCCCTGCTCACCACGGGCGCGCTGATCCCGGTGTCGACGACGCTGACCGACGACCAGACGCTGCCCGCGCTGCTCGGTGCGCTGGTCGTCGTCCTCACCGGCATCCGTCGCATCTTCAGCAGCCACGAGAACTGGCAACGGTTCATCGACGCCAGCCTGGCGCTGGCCAACGAGCGGGCGCTCTACGTGCACGGCTTCACGCCGTACGCCGACGCGGGCAGCCGGGACGAGCGGCTGCTCCGGCGGGTCAGGGAGATCGAGACCCAGGAGACGGCCGGCTGGCGGACGCTGAGGCAGCAGCGCGCCGCCGAGGCCTGA